GTAGCCGTCAGCGTCTCGGAGCAGTGCTTCGTCGGGCTGGTAGCTGTCGGTCGCTGCGCGTCGGAGTTCGACTCGGGCGAGGATTCCATTGAGATAGTTGTGGGTCTTCGCGTCGACCGGCACCGCGTCGTCGGGAATCCGGCGGGTTCCTACCGACTGAACGGTCGCGTACTCTTCCCAGACGGAGGTCCCGTCTCGGCCACTCCGCGGGAGTTCCTTGACGACGACGACGACAGTCGGATCGACCTCGTGACCGGGCGTCAGCTTTCCCGGTTGGACCCCCCGCGTCACCGATACTCGGACGTAGGCGTCAGCGAGACCGTTCGCTTCGAGCGTAGCATCGATCCGTTCACCGAGATCGTCAGGCACCGCGTCGGCCATTCCGAGCGTCTCACAGGTGGTTGTCAGCCGCTGTCGGTGGGCCGTCCACGCGAACAGTTCTCCTCCGTAGGCCCGTATCGTTTCGAATGCCCCATCCCCGTACCGAAATCCGCGATCGCGCACGCTCACCGTCGCGTCCTCGCTGGCGACCAGTTTCCCGTTTACGTGATAGTACATGGGTTCGACTCCAGACAGATCCGACAGAACGTTTCGATCATCCGGTATCCCGCGTCGGTCAGGATGCTCTCCGGATGGAACTGGACGCCTGCGTGTGGTTTGTCGCGGTGTCGGACGCCCATGACGACGTGACCGTCGTCGGTGCGAGCGGTCTCGATCAGACAGGCCGGAAGCTCGTCGGTCACGGCGAGCGAGTGGTACCGTCCGACTTCGATCCGCTCGGGAAGTCCAGCAAACACGCCCATCCCGTCGTGTTTGATTGTCGAGGGTTTCCCATGAACGACAGCACGCGCGTGATCTACACTCACTCCAGCGGCAGCGCACAGCGCTTGGTGACCCAAACAGACGCCCAGTGTCGGATAGGACAACTCGCCGAACACGGGCATGGAGACGCCTGCCTCCTCGGGTGTTCCCGGCCCCGGTGACACGACGATGCCGTCGGGATCGAGCGTCTGAATGCCGGCACTGTCGATCTCGTCGTTGCGGCGCACGACGACCGACTTCTCGTTTCCTTCGTCGGGATCGATCACAGCAAGCGACGTCCCGACGTACTGGACGAGGTTGTAAACGAACGAATCGTAGTTGTCGATCACGAGAATCATCGTTGTAACGTCATCGGTGTAGTCGTTCACTGGACGGTGAATCTGTGTGTCGAATCGATCGCTTCATCGATTGCGGCGATCAACGCGCGGGCTTTCGCCAGCGTTTCCTCGTACTCGCGTTCGGGGTCCGAGTCGTGGACGACGCCCGCGCCGACGCGGAGGTGGTACTCCGTTTCATGCCGGACGAGCGTCCGGATGACGATGTTCAGCGTCGCTCGCCCATCGAAGCCGAACGCCCCGATGCTTCCCGTGTACGGTCCCCTGCGGGTCGCTTCTACGTCGTCGATGATCGCCATCGTCGTGGGTTTGGGTGCCCCGGTGATCGTTCCTCCCGGAAACACCGCTGCGATCGCGTCCGCCAGATCGCAGTCCTCACGGAGTCGGCCGTCGACGACCGACACGAGGTGCATCACTTCAGAATACTTATCAATTCGTCGGTAGTCGCTCACGGTAACGCTGCCGTACTCGCTCACCTTGCCGAGATCGTTGCGTTCGAGATCCACGAGCATCGCGTGTTCAGCCCGCTCTTTCTCGTCCGATCGGAGTTCGGCTTCGAGCGCTCGGTCTTCCGCCGGTGTTTCACCGCGCGGCCGGGTACCGGCGATCGGTTCCGTTCGCAGCCGATCACCCTCTCGCTCTAATAGGAGTTCCGGGCTTGCACTCACGAGATCACAGCTTGGGAATTCGAGCAGCCCTGAATACGGTGCCGGGTTGACACGCCGGAGTGCGGCGTACGTCTCGACCGGATGGACGATCGCAGGTGCGGACAACCGTTGTGAAACGTTCGCTTGGAACGTTTCACCCTCTCGCACGTGTTCTTTGACTCGTTCGACGCGCTCTGTGAACGCTGCCCGTCCGCAGTCGCTTTCGAACTTGGTGGTGGGTGTCTCCGATCGAACTGGTGGCGATTCGACCGTCGGATCACCCGTCTCGATCGCTCGTATGAGTTCGAGCGCCCGGCTTCGCCCGCGGCGGTAGGCAGCTTCGGGCCGTTCGTCGGGTCCAACGTGTGGGCAGGCCGTGACACGCAGCTCGGATGGCTTCCCGTCGTCAGTCGTCCACGCCGCCACCCGATCGTAAACGCCGATTTCGAGCCGCGGGAGTTGACGATCGTCAGTCGTACTCGTCGGAATCGATTCGAGTTCACGGGCGATATCGTAGGACAGCCAGCCGAACGCCCCACACGGATACGGAATCTCACAGTCCCCCCGAACGAGTGTTTCCTCCTCGAGTCGGTCGACGAGCGT
The sequence above is drawn from the Halocatena salina genome and encodes:
- a CDS encoding aminotransferase class IV, whose translation is MYYHVNGKLVASEDATVSVRDRGFRYGDGAFETIRAYGGELFAWTAHRQRLTTTCETLGMADAVPDDLGERIDATLEANGLADAYVRVSVTRGVQPGKLTPGHEVDPTVVVVVKELPRSGRDGTSVWEEYATVQSVGTRRIPDDAVPVDAKTHNYLNGILARVELRRAATDSYQPDEALLRDADGYVAEGATSNLFFVEGGTLKTPREGTILPGITRNIVLELAEDETFPVETGRYTLDDVRSADEAFLTNTTWELRPIERIDGIDVGDGPITNLLARLYDGIVERYY
- a CDS encoding anthranilate synthase component II, with amino-acid sequence MILVIDNYDSFVYNLVQYVGTSLAVIDPDEGNEKSVVVRRNDEIDSAGIQTLDPDGIVVSPGPGTPEEAGVSMPVFGELSYPTLGVCLGHQALCAAAGVSVDHARAVVHGKPSTIKHDGMGVFAGLPERIEVGRYHSLAVTDELPACLIETARTDDGHVVMGVRHRDKPHAGVQFHPESILTDAGYRMIETFCRICLESNPCTIT
- the pabB gene encoding aminodeoxychorismate synthase, component I, yielding MSTVVTDRAAFRRSARPDVRVPVEVRVSVDDPFLAYRRARDGDCGVYLETTGGQDGWGYFAVDPIDQVTVGSGRSGALETLVDRLEEETLVRGDCEIPYPCGAFGWLSYDIARELESIPTSTTDDRQLPRLEIGVYDRVAAWTTDDGKPSELRVTACPHVGPDERPEAAYRRGRSRALELIRAIETGDPTVESPPVRSETPTTKFESDCGRAAFTERVERVKEHVREGETFQANVSQRLSAPAIVHPVETYAALRRVNPAPYSGLLEFPSCDLVSASPELLLEREGDRLRTEPIAGTRPRGETPAEDRALEAELRSDEKERAEHAMLVDLERNDLGKVSEYGSVTVSDYRRIDKYSEVMHLVSVVDGRLREDCDLADAIAAVFPGGTITGAPKPTTMAIIDDVEATRRGPYTGSIGAFGFDGRATLNIVIRTLVRHETEYHLRVGAGVVHDSDPEREYEETLAKARALIAAIDEAIDSTHRFTVQ